The following are encoded in a window of Candidatus Electrothrix rattekaaiensis genomic DNA:
- the sppA gene encoding signal peptide peptidase SppA, with protein sequence MKKILRCIGSVILFSWKVLITGTAFISTILFLAGFGMILLLFTQQPEIEIENGSALVLAPHGNILEKKSPLDPATHLLHLLNGTLQQEEFLLQDIISGIRAAANDKRIKMLVLVPDNLKQAGLNQLQDIGREIDAFKKSGKVVIAYADSLSQGQYYLATRSDEIYLNPMGEVDLHGFGVFRLYMRELLDKLKISFHIFRVGTFKSALEPFFRNDMSSEAKEANLQWLTRIWQQFCDDIARQRGLSLQDLTAAVEHLPENLRKAEGNMAQMAMNLGLIDGTKTRAELREYLTSLVGKNKKDTGFKRVDFPDYLETHMLAYQAPTYQRPRKDSVALIIAQGDIVYGNAEMGQIGSSGLTKLLRKARQDKTVKAVVLRIDSGGGSAFASELIRQEVLQLQKAGKPLVVSMGSMAASGAYWLAADADKIYASSNTITGSIGIFGAFPTIEKSLAEIGVFNDGVGTTNMAGQGSLTRAMSEDFRAAVQLNIEHGYRQFIQVVAHGRGMEPAEVEKIAQGRVWDGATALQLGLVDELGNLEDAVAAAAELVGLPTNQTYYFQEEKNPAELLLQRLEGAMIGGAETDIFTASATQLIRSLTGTQHTFLPTGDPRNMYSHCLLPFSVQ encoded by the coding sequence TTGAAGAAAATATTACGATGCATCGGCTCGGTTATCCTTTTTAGCTGGAAGGTGCTGATAACGGGAACAGCGTTTATCAGTACAATTCTTTTTCTTGCTGGCTTCGGGATGATTCTCCTCCTCTTTACTCAGCAGCCCGAGATCGAGATTGAAAATGGTTCTGCCTTGGTTTTGGCACCGCATGGCAATATTTTAGAAAAGAAATCCCCCCTAGACCCGGCAACACATCTCCTCCATCTTCTGAACGGTACTCTGCAGCAGGAAGAATTCCTGCTGCAGGATATTATCAGCGGGATTCGGGCTGCTGCCAATGATAAGCGTATTAAAATGCTTGTGCTGGTTCCAGATAACCTTAAACAGGCTGGACTGAATCAATTGCAGGATATCGGCAGGGAGATTGATGCGTTTAAGAAAAGCGGCAAGGTCGTTATTGCTTATGCAGACTCTCTCAGTCAAGGGCAGTACTATCTTGCTACTCGAAGTGATGAAATCTATCTCAACCCTATGGGAGAGGTGGACTTGCATGGATTCGGGGTCTTTCGCCTGTACATGCGGGAACTGCTTGATAAGCTGAAAATCAGCTTCCATATCTTCAGGGTGGGAACCTTCAAATCCGCTTTGGAGCCTTTTTTTCGCAATGATATGTCCTCTGAGGCCAAAGAGGCAAATCTGCAATGGTTGACTCGGATTTGGCAGCAGTTCTGCGATGATATCGCCCGGCAACGGGGACTCTCGTTACAGGATCTTACCGCAGCTGTTGAACATCTGCCGGAGAACCTGCGAAAAGCAGAAGGGAATATGGCGCAGATGGCTATGAACCTCGGCCTAATCGACGGCACAAAAACACGGGCTGAATTGCGTGAATACCTGACCTCTCTGGTGGGCAAGAATAAAAAAGACACCGGGTTTAAACGGGTTGATTTCCCTGACTACCTTGAGACCCATATGCTGGCCTATCAGGCCCCTACCTATCAAAGACCTCGAAAAGACAGCGTCGCCCTTATTATTGCGCAGGGGGATATTGTTTACGGCAATGCCGAGATGGGACAGATAGGGTCAAGCGGTCTGACCAAACTTCTGCGCAAGGCGCGACAGGACAAGACCGTGAAGGCCGTTGTGCTTCGTATTGACAGCGGTGGAGGAAGTGCTTTTGCCTCGGAGCTGATTCGTCAGGAAGTCTTGCAATTGCAGAAAGCGGGTAAGCCTCTGGTGGTTTCTATGGGATCAATGGCAGCATCTGGAGCATACTGGCTTGCCGCAGATGCAGATAAAATTTATGCCTCATCAAATACCATAACCGGCTCCATCGGTATCTTCGGAGCGTTTCCGACCATTGAAAAATCCTTAGCCGAGATCGGGGTGTTTAATGACGGCGTCGGAACAACAAATATGGCCGGTCAAGGGAGTCTGACCCGAGCGATGTCGGAAGATTTTCGTGCAGCTGTTCAGCTCAATATTGAACACGGTTATCGACAGTTTATTCAGGTTGTTGCTCACGGCAGAGGTATGGAGCCAGCAGAGGTGGAAAAAATCGCCCAGGGAAGAGTTTGGGATGGAGCAACAGCCCTGCAACTGGGCCTTGTGGATGAGCTGGGTAATTTGGAGGATGCGGTTGCTGCGGCGGCGGAACTGGTGGGCTTGCCGACAAATCAGACCTATTATTTTCAGGAAGAGAAAAATCCAGCAGAACTCCTGCTCCAACGTTTGGAAGGGGCCATGATAGGAGGGGCGGAGACAGATATTTTCACTGCCTCCGCGACACAATTAATAAGGAGTCTGACCGGGACACAGCACACTTTTCTGCCCACAGGAGACCCCCGCAATATGTACAGCCATTGTTTGCTGCCCTTCTCTGTTCAGTAG
- a CDS encoding cobalamin B12-binding domain-containing protein → MNMKAYRVLIAKPGLDGHDRGAKVIARALRDAGFEVIYTGIRRTPEEIAAAAVQEDVAAVGLSSMSGAHVRLFPAVLEALRKAGAEDIPVLGGGVIPAEDISLLQGNGIASVFTPGTPIAAIIEAFTAACQKQHQTRN, encoded by the coding sequence ATGAATATGAAAGCGTATCGGGTACTTATTGCCAAACCCGGCTTGGACGGCCATGACCGGGGAGCCAAGGTTATTGCCCGTGCCTTACGGGATGCAGGCTTTGAAGTCATTTATACCGGCATTCGGCGAACTCCGGAGGAAATTGCCGCCGCTGCTGTCCAAGAGGACGTGGCCGCTGTGGGGCTTTCTTCCATGTCCGGTGCCCATGTGCGGCTTTTTCCGGCAGTGCTTGAGGCCTTGCGCAAGGCCGGGGCCGAGGATATTCCGGTGCTCGGCGGCGGCGTTATTCCTGCCGAGGATATTTCGCTCCTGCAAGGAAACGGGATTGCCTCTGTGTTCACTCCGGGCACGCCCATTGCCGCCATTATTGAGGCTTTTACAGCGGCCTGTCAGAAGCAACATCAGACCCGCAATTGA
- the meaB gene encoding methylmalonyl Co-A mutase-associated GTPase MeaB: MQSAQLLEQLHLGDPRSVARAISLLEDQTEIGQDIMQGLDQQRLDRVLTVGITGPPGAGKSTLTSSLVRQVRQRGTRVGVIAVDPSSPLTHGALLGDRIRMMDHTLDRDVVVRSMATRGRLGGLCAAAGATMRIMAASGCRVVLVETVGIGQSEMDIASLADITVLVLAPGFGDEIQAMKAGILEVVDLLVINKADMPGASKLRFDLGREAAESDRVLETVAAENQGIENLLDRILALETAFRAGDEFTQRRQRSLKQETLDWSLELLRGRLTRLVHEQNCPDGDPRAAAEQLVEQILMPPEK; this comes from the coding sequence GTGCAGTCTGCTCAGCTCCTTGAACAACTCCACCTCGGCGATCCCCGCTCTGTGGCTCGTGCCATTTCCTTGCTAGAGGATCAGACGGAGATCGGCCAGGACATTATGCAGGGGTTGGATCAGCAACGCCTGGACAGGGTTCTCACCGTAGGAATCACTGGTCCGCCCGGTGCCGGAAAATCCACCCTGACCTCTTCCCTGGTCCGGCAGGTGCGGCAACGAGGAACTCGGGTCGGTGTCATTGCTGTTGACCCCTCTTCTCCGCTCACCCACGGGGCTTTATTGGGTGATCGTATTCGCATGATGGATCATACCTTGGATCGAGATGTGGTGGTGCGTTCTATGGCGACCCGAGGCAGGCTCGGCGGGCTTTGTGCCGCTGCCGGGGCAACAATGCGCATCATGGCTGCTTCAGGCTGCCGGGTTGTTCTAGTTGAGACCGTAGGGATCGGGCAATCTGAGATGGATATCGCCTCTCTGGCTGATATCACGGTCTTGGTCTTGGCTCCCGGTTTTGGTGATGAAATCCAGGCCATGAAGGCCGGAATTCTGGAGGTAGTTGATCTGCTGGTTATCAATAAGGCGGATATGCCCGGTGCGAGCAAATTACGGTTTGATTTGGGCAGAGAGGCGGCAGAGTCTGACCGCGTTCTGGAAACCGTGGCTGCTGAAAACCAGGGCATAGAAAATTTGCTTGATCGCATTCTGGCCTTGGAAACTGCGTTTCGTGCGGGCGATGAGTTTACCCAACGCCGTCAGCGGTCTCTGAAACAAGAAACGTTGGACTGGAGTCTGGAGTTGCTGAGAGGGCGGTTAACCCGACTGGTGCATGAACAGAATTGTCCTGATGGAGACCCCAGAGCGGCGGCGGAACAGCTGGTTGAGCAGATTTTAATGCCTCCAGAAAAATGA
- a CDS encoding isoamylase early set domain-containing protein, which yields MLIKNYTKTKKKCRVTFKYSNQEHTSSAMLAGEFNNWSTTDTPMKRLKNGSFSVTISLKAGCSYAFRYVLDDNIWVNDPEADEYVENEHGESNSVLTL from the coding sequence GTGTTGATAAAAAATTATACAAAAACAAAGAAGAAATGCAGGGTGACCTTTAAATATTCCAATCAGGAACATACCAGTTCAGCAATGTTGGCTGGAGAGTTTAACAATTGGTCAACAACCGACACTCCAATGAAGAGGCTGAAAAATGGGAGTTTCTCGGTGACAATCTCCCTGAAGGCCGGTTGTTCTTATGCATTTCGTTACGTGCTTGATGATAATATATGGGTGAATGACCCGGAAGCGGATGAGTATGTGGAGAATGAGCATGGAGAGAGTAACTCCGTTTTGACGCTGTAG
- a CDS encoding diacylglycerol kinase, which produces MTTKHNGMGPKRILKAYSCSIQGLKAALRYEAAFSEELLLIAVMLPLGLWAGDNGTERAVLVGCLFLILITELLNSAIEAVVDRIGPEHHELSGRAKDLGSAAVFLALLNGAVIWLLILCG; this is translated from the coding sequence ATGACAACAAAACATAACGGCATGGGGCCCAAAAGAATACTCAAAGCGTATTCTTGCTCTATACAAGGCCTCAAGGCCGCCTTACGCTACGAAGCCGCCTTTTCCGAGGAGCTGCTCCTTATCGCTGTTATGCTCCCTCTAGGACTGTGGGCCGGTGATAACGGCACAGAACGCGCCGTGCTGGTAGGCTGCCTTTTTCTTATCCTGATCACGGAGCTACTCAACTCCGCGATCGAGGCAGTTGTTGACCGTATCGGCCCGGAACATCATGAGCTATCAGGCCGAGCAAAGGATCTGGGCTCAGCAGCAGTTTTTCTTGCCCTTCTTAACGGGGCAGTTATCTGGTTACTGATACTGTGTGGGTAA
- a CDS encoding helix-turn-helix domain-containing protein, producing the protein MTSNEFSHYRKKLGKTQKSLAGLLGVSIKAVQSYEQGWRSVPLHIERKVYFLLVNRRRNGTARRKDCWTLKKCDCKKECPAWEFQAGHLCWFLNGTLCTCTSGQDGKEKMEACRTCEVLTSQL; encoded by the coding sequence ATGACCTCTAACGAATTTTCCCATTATCGAAAGAAGCTCGGTAAGACCCAAAAGTCTTTGGCCGGGCTTCTTGGTGTTTCCATAAAGGCCGTTCAAAGCTATGAACAGGGTTGGCGAAGTGTTCCTCTGCATATTGAAAGAAAGGTGTATTTTTTATTGGTGAACCGAAGAAGAAACGGGACAGCAAGGAGAAAAGATTGCTGGACATTGAAAAAATGCGATTGCAAAAAAGAGTGTCCAGCTTGGGAGTTTCAGGCCGGGCATCTCTGCTGGTTTCTTAATGGCACCTTATGCACCTGCACTTCTGGACAGGACGGAAAAGAGAAAATGGAGGCTTGCCGGACCTGTGAAGTATTGACCTCTCAGCTGTAA
- a CDS encoding LEA type 2 family protein yields MKRSLLPIAVFFARSRYCSGLTILLFCCLPLLLTGCPATLQSLPWETKEDLQIALSDIELQEIKALETIFLLKLRVVNPNDTAREIRSIKCDLKINGEPFASGISDERQGIPPFGTVSVPVVVYTSRFAIVGSVIELLQKDVQQYGGKPEEPLNYELAGQLNLGQEGKEVFPYQVAGKIVLNR; encoded by the coding sequence ATGAAACGGTCTCTGCTTCCTATCGCTGTTTTTTTCGCCAGATCAAGATATTGCTCCGGTCTGACCATTCTTCTTTTCTGTTGTCTGCCCCTGCTCCTTACCGGCTGCCCGGCAACGCTACAATCCCTGCCTTGGGAGACCAAGGAGGATCTGCAAATAGCACTTTCCGATATTGAGCTTCAGGAAATCAAAGCACTGGAAACAATTTTTCTCCTGAAACTACGTGTTGTCAATCCCAATGATACGGCAAGGGAGATCCGCAGTATAAAATGCGACTTAAAAATCAACGGCGAGCCTTTTGCCTCAGGTATCAGCGATGAACGCCAAGGAATTCCGCCCTTTGGCACGGTTTCGGTCCCAGTGGTGGTATATACTTCCCGGTTTGCCATTGTCGGATCTGTTATTGAACTCCTGCAAAAAGATGTGCAGCAGTACGGCGGCAAGCCGGAAGAACCGCTGAATTACGAGCTGGCCGGACAACTCAACCTTGGTCAGGAGGGTAAAGAAGTTTTTCCTTATCAGGTGGCAGGAAAAATAGTCCTGAATCGCTAA
- a CDS encoding methylmalonyl-CoA mutase family protein, whose translation MKKENSALLDWQNNELAKSLARFPERKDEFTCHGGRTVERLALPEDADQEYQDKIGFPGCYPYTRGVQPTMYRGRLWTMRQYAGFSSAAASNERYRYLLEQGQTGLSVAFDLPTQIGYDSDASMSLGEVGKVGVAIDTLADMEVLFDQIPLDKISTSMTINSPAMVLLAMYIVVAEKQDVKAEQIMGTIQNDILKEYVARGTYIFPPRPSLRLITNIFQWCSANAPKFNTISISGYHIREAGSTAAQEVAFTLANGLTYVQTALDAGLALDDFAPRLAFFFNASSNLLEEVAKFRAARRLWATLMKERFQAKKPSTMMLRFHTQTAGSSLTAQQVDNNIVRVTLQALAAVLGGTQSLHTNSRDEALSLPTEESVRTALRTQQVIAHESGVADTVDPLAGSWYVEQLTDAVEQEALDLINRVDEFGGVVACIENGFIAGQIEDAAYQYQQEVESKERLIVGVNAFQTEEETTVPLLRVDPAVEDQQVQALARVKAERDQEEVRRCLAALETAAQSDGANLMEPVLDAVRCYCSLSEICGVLRGVFGEYRGRAW comes from the coding sequence ATGAAAAAAGAAAATTCCGCCTTGCTGGATTGGCAAAACAATGAATTAGCAAAATCCCTGGCCCGTTTCCCGGAACGGAAGGACGAATTCACCTGCCACGGCGGTCGAACGGTGGAGCGGCTTGCCCTGCCCGAGGATGCGGATCAGGAGTATCAGGACAAAATCGGTTTTCCGGGGTGTTATCCTTACACGCGCGGGGTGCAGCCCACCATGTACCGGGGCCGTCTCTGGACTATGCGCCAATATGCGGGCTTTTCCTCTGCTGCGGCCTCCAATGAACGCTATCGTTATCTGTTAGAACAGGGGCAAACCGGCCTGTCCGTGGCCTTTGATCTGCCCACCCAGATCGGCTACGACTCCGATGCCTCCATGTCCTTGGGCGAGGTCGGTAAGGTCGGGGTTGCCATTGACACCTTGGCGGACATGGAAGTCCTTTTTGATCAGATTCCGCTGGATAAAATATCCACCTCCATGACCATCAATTCTCCGGCCATGGTCCTGTTGGCCATGTATATTGTGGTTGCGGAGAAACAGGACGTCAAAGCTGAGCAGATTATGGGTACGATCCAGAATGACATCCTCAAGGAATACGTGGCCCGTGGCACCTATATCTTTCCGCCTCGGCCCTCCCTACGCCTGATTACCAATATCTTCCAATGGTGTTCTGCCAATGCGCCCAAGTTCAACACCATCTCCATTTCCGGCTATCATATCCGTGAAGCCGGTTCCACAGCAGCCCAGGAAGTGGCCTTTACCCTTGCCAACGGCTTGACCTATGTACAGACCGCCCTGGATGCCGGTCTTGCCCTGGATGACTTTGCTCCTCGTTTGGCTTTCTTTTTTAATGCCTCCTCCAATCTGCTGGAAGAGGTTGCCAAGTTCCGGGCCGCCCGCAGGCTGTGGGCCACGCTCATGAAGGAGCGTTTTCAGGCGAAAAAGCCTTCCACCATGATGCTCCGTTTTCATACCCAGACCGCAGGCAGCAGTTTGACGGCCCAGCAAGTGGATAATAATATCGTGCGGGTAACCTTGCAGGCCTTGGCCGCAGTGCTCGGTGGCACCCAATCCCTGCACACCAACTCCCGAGACGAGGCCCTGTCCCTGCCCACCGAGGAATCTGTACGGACAGCCCTGCGCACCCAGCAGGTTATCGCCCATGAATCCGGGGTGGCAGACACGGTTGATCCCTTGGCTGGTTCCTGGTATGTGGAACAGCTCACTGATGCTGTTGAGCAAGAGGCGTTGGATTTGATCAATCGGGTGGATGAATTCGGCGGGGTAGTGGCCTGTATTGAAAACGGTTTTATCGCCGGTCAGATTGAGGATGCGGCCTATCAATATCAGCAGGAGGTGGAATCCAAGGAACGGCTTATTGTCGGGGTCAATGCCTTTCAGACCGAAGAAGAAACCACTGTGCCCTTGCTGCGGGTTGATCCGGCAGTGGAGGATCAGCAGGTGCAAGCACTGGCGCGGGTCAAGGCTGAACGTGATCAGGAAGAGGTCCGGCGATGCCTTGCTGCCTTGGAGACCGCTGCCCAGTCAGACGGGGCTAATCTGATGGAACCAGTGCTGGATGCAGTGCGTTGTTACTGCTCACTGAGTGAGATTTGTGGTGTGCTGCGAGGGGTGTTTGGGGAGTATCGGGGGCGGGCTTGGTGA
- a CDS encoding U32 family peptidase: protein MTGKTTDSGTTLKIPELLAPAGNMEKLITAIHYGADAVYLGGNNYSLRAGAGNFALQEISKAVTYAHERMVKVYVAVNIFAHNRDLKQFTEYLSNLQDTGADGLIVADPGILLLCKETVPDMPVHLSTQANVTNSHSVRFWVSQGVRRINLARELGIQEIREIRQDTGTELEVFVHGALCISYSGRCMLSNYLIGRDANQGSCAHPCRYSYALVEEKRPGVYFPVEEDERGTYIFNSRDLCLLGRLPELVAVGVDTIKIEGRMKSMGYVGAAVRIYRAALDFIQEEIDRGVEITQITLPDSFRIEMNKIGTRGQTENFFNESPSSDAMLYDTIRINQQYSPVGIVRASTPLLIEVRNVLTRGDSIEYLGRELEPITCTVVAMTTVDGEPKERANPGNRIILTTSPILEVPEMNAVLRKRLDQKIP, encoded by the coding sequence ATGACAGGAAAGACGACAGACAGCGGAACCACCCTGAAAATTCCGGAACTGCTCGCTCCGGCAGGCAATATGGAAAAACTCATCACAGCTATCCATTACGGGGCAGATGCGGTCTATCTCGGTGGAAATAATTACAGCTTACGCGCTGGAGCAGGCAATTTTGCCCTTCAAGAAATCAGCAAAGCGGTTACCTACGCCCATGAACGCATGGTGAAAGTCTATGTTGCTGTTAATATTTTCGCTCACAACCGCGATCTCAAACAATTCACCGAGTATCTCAGCAACCTGCAGGACACCGGAGCAGACGGTCTTATCGTTGCTGACCCAGGCATCCTGCTCCTCTGTAAAGAAACTGTCCCTGACATGCCCGTCCACCTGTCGACCCAGGCTAATGTAACCAACAGTCACAGTGTTCGCTTCTGGGTATCTCAGGGAGTGCGGCGAATCAACCTTGCTCGCGAGCTGGGCATCCAGGAAATTCGTGAAATCAGACAAGACACTGGCACCGAATTGGAAGTCTTTGTCCACGGTGCTCTCTGCATCTCCTATTCTGGACGCTGCATGCTCTCGAATTACCTGATCGGACGCGATGCCAACCAGGGAAGTTGTGCCCATCCATGCCGATACTCCTATGCCCTTGTCGAAGAAAAAAGACCAGGAGTTTATTTTCCCGTAGAAGAAGACGAGCGAGGAACCTATATCTTCAACTCCCGTGACCTCTGCTTGCTGGGACGCCTTCCCGAATTAGTCGCTGTTGGCGTGGATACAATTAAGATTGAAGGAAGAATGAAATCCATGGGCTATGTGGGAGCAGCTGTTCGAATTTACCGAGCCGCTCTTGACTTTATTCAGGAGGAGATTGACAGGGGTGTTGAGATAACACAAATCACCCTTCCTGATTCTTTTAGAATTGAAATGAACAAGATAGGCACAAGAGGGCAAACAGAAAACTTTTTTAATGAATCTCCTTCATCAGACGCCATGCTTTATGATACAATACGAATAAATCAGCAGTACAGCCCGGTTGGCATTGTGCGTGCAAGCACACCGCTCCTGATTGAAGTCCGCAATGTGCTGACAAGAGGAGACAGTATTGAATATCTGGGCCGCGAACTCGAACCAATTACCTGTACAGTAGTTGCCATGACAACAGTGGATGGCGAGCCCAAGGAACGGGCGAATCCGGGAAATAGAATCATCCTGACAACCTCCCCAATACTGGAGGTCCCGGAAATGAACGCAGTTCTGCGCAAAAGGCTTGACCAGAAGATCCCTTAA